From the Brassica napus cultivar Da-Ae chromosome A8, Da-Ae, whole genome shotgun sequence genome, one window contains:
- the LOC106358768 gene encoding F-box/LRR-repeat protein At3g58930-like, whose translation MDRISGLPDEVLCHILSFLPTKLAALTSVLSTKWRNLLVFVPNLDITCHTKIVPVDSIYYGIPKEIMYGTMLSFRGFIDRVLALQGDSSIKKVSLNCINYVHPDHLDRWICNVLRRGVSELETAIYDQDGDDDFNYLLPQEMFVSRTLVKLKLGNFEWWPGAKGTFLPKLKTLVVNFWDCSDKLEKIHPAFPVLEELYIESITWKDSGDSVSSASLKRLTIHANGCQSMVAHITTSMSISFDTPSVLYLEYSDEVASYYPKVNLPNLVDAVLDLNIRDFEYMKLDRERYDDGLRNYVVLRCGNLCKLMTGIGNVKTLTFSSNTLELFFICFESMPAFNNLKMLRISGSVHPVGWQAMPVFLQNCPHLDTVQMEYLCAWDCISLEEKGGWLISCPEMTLFAGRDYPTDIFDLVVKMVNLCNGSYRAVVKNASWCVIRPIYEVDS comes from the exons ATGGATCGTATTAGCGGTCTACCTGACGAGGTTCTTTGCCATATATTGTCCTTCCTTCCGACAAAGCTTGCTGCTTTGACATCTGTTCTGTCAACGAAGTGGCGCAATCTTCTTGTGTTTGTCCCTAATCTTGACATCACTTGTCATACTAAGATCGTGCCAGTAGATAGCATTTATTATGGTATTCCTAAGGAGATTATGTATGGAACTATGCTGAGCTTCAGGGGTTTTATAGATAGGGTATTGGCTTTGCAGGGTGATTCTTCCATTAAGAAAGTCTCCCTCAACTGTATAAACTATGTTCATCCAGATCATTTGGACCGTTGGATATGTAACGTGCTGCGTCGTGGTGTTTCAGAACTTGAAACTGCCATCTATGATcaagatggtgatgatgattttAATTATCTTCTGCCTCAGGAGATGTTCGTCAGTAGAACACTAGTCAAGTTGAAATTAGGCAACTTTGAATGGTGGCCTGGAGCTAAAGGAACTTTTTTACCAAAGCTTAAAACTCTAGTTGTTAACTTTTGGGATTGTTCGGATAAGCTTGAGAAGATTCATCCTGCTTTCCCTGTGCTTGAGGAATTATACATAGAAAGCATTACGTGGAAAGATTCGGGTGACTCAGTGTCAAGTGCAAGCCTCAAGAGGCTCACTATCCATGCCAATGGTTGTCAAAGCATGGTAGCACATATTACAACGAGCATGAGCATTTCTTTTGATACTCCAAGTGTGCTCTACCTTGAGTATTCTGATGAAGTTGCGAGCTACTATCCGAAAGTTAACTTGCCAAATTTAGTTGACGCAGTACTCGACCTTAATATACGTGATTTTGAATATATGAAGCTAGACAGAGAGCGATATGATGATGGGTTAAGGAACTATGTTGTTCTGAGATGTGGAAATTTGTGTAAGCTCATGACCGGCATAGGAAATGTGAAGACACTTACGTTTTCTTCTAACACTCTCGAG TTGTTTTTTATATGCTTTGAATCGATGCCAGCGTTCAACAACCTCAAAATGTTACGAATTAGTGGGAGTGTCCACCCAGTGGGATGGCAAGCAATGCCGGTTTTCTTACAGAACTGTCCACATTTAGACACTGTACAAATGGAG taTCTCTGTGCTTGGGACTGCATTTCCCTGGAAGAGAAAGGTGGTTGGCTCATATCTTGTCCA GAGATGACGTTATTTGCCGGAAGGGATTATCCTACAGATATCTTTGATCTTGTTGTGAAGATGGTGAATCTATGCAATGGGAGTTACCGAGCTGTGGTGAAAAACGCTTCCTGGTGTGTGATTCGCCCGATATATGAAGTAGACTCGTAG